In Diceros bicornis minor isolate mBicDic1 chromosome 24, mDicBic1.mat.cur, whole genome shotgun sequence, the following are encoded in one genomic region:
- the ZC2HC1C gene encoding zinc finger C2HC domain-containing protein 1C isoform X2: MAGLQLVPPLPVGVMLPYNKIEAPGLHSAKQDPCEKGDSCQRSSMGHLRNNFQQKLLSNKELTVDNLYTHPKWNTCTEAQSHTYPHCAGISQQDSGSNTQGQTKCLFYSSSHQSRYPKANNQDFIPFTKKRVGVDRAYPLKPVFHRKSRSTGEAGTDGDQNVSPRPPEPREFSYSSFDSRNWVNASVAGTVAAMQGERAMANLNRTLWLQIQRLEAAGESLEEEIRRKETLLRQKLKKTEEELRRIQKEKEQTEENEKGELQRKTLPRRRVKG; encoded by the coding sequence ATGGCTGGTCTCCAGTTGGTGCCACCTCTGCCTGTGGGCGTTATGCTCCCATATAATAAAATAGAAGCTCCAGGGCTGCACTCAGCCAAGCAAGACCCCTGTGAAAAAGGTGACTCTTGCCAGCGGTCCTCGATGGGGCACCTGAGGAACAATTTCCAGCAGAAGCTTTTGAGCAACAAAGAGCTGACAGTGGATAATCTCTATACTCACCCCAAATGGAACACCTGCACAGAAGCCCAGAGCCACACCTATCCCCACTGTGCTGGAATCAGCCAGCAAGATTCAGGAAGCAATACCCAGGGCCAAACAAAGTGTTTGTTTTACTCATCAAGCCATCAGTCCCGGTATCCCAAAGCAAATAACCAGGACTTCATCCCCTTTACAAAGAAGCGAGTTGGGGTAGACCGGGCATACCCACTGAAGCCCGTGTTCCATCGGAAGTCTCGTAGTACAGGTGAGGCTGGCACTGATGGGGACCAGAATGTCTCTCCACGACCCCCTGAGCCAAGAGAGTTTTCATACAGCAGCTTTGATTCAAGAAACTGGGTGAACGCATCTGTGGCTGGCACTGTTGCTGCCATGCAGGGGGAGAGGGCCATGGCAAACCTCAACAGGACTTTGTGGCTGCAGATCCAAAGACTAGAGGCTGCAGGAGAGAGCTTAGAGGAGGAAATCCGAAGAAAAGAGACCCTCCTGAGGCAAAAGCTGAAGAAGACAGAGGAGGAACTCAGAAGGATTcaaaaggaaaaggaacagacagaggaaaatgaaaaaggagagctACAGAGAAAGACACTCCCCAGGAGAAGAGTCAAAG